Part of the Bacillus sp. N1-1 genome, GACAAGTGTAATCGATCCATACTTCAACGTGCTTAGCATTCGTTCAATACGCGCTGCAACGTCTGAAAAGTTCTGCTCCTTGCTTCCCATCATGCAACCTCCCTTGCTCATCATAATCTATAGGAGAGGCTAAACAACTAAAAAAGCCTTCCCAAATTGGAAAGACAGATTAGGTTACCTTAATTCACCTTATCTTCCAAAATGGACTCCATTTTGCTGGAAGTAGCACCTTGCCTCGAAGGCAGGTTGCTGGACGTCATCGGGCCAGTCCCTCGGTCTCTCTTGATAAGTTATTTTCTAAATCTTAACTATTATCTAACAATCTGTCAACCCTAGTTTAGAGATCGGGATAAACGGATTAGTAAAGAATATGAAAAAAACCCCGAATCTATGACTCGAGGCTCAGTTTTATATCGGATGACGTTTACTTTCTTCTTTCTTTTCTTCTACTACAATGCGCGTTCCATCAACCGAGGTCACCACAACTACCGTATCCTTATCGATCCAGCTTCCTGCTGAAATCGCGCTATACTTTTTATCGTTCATTTCAATTGTCCCACTCGGTCGAAACGGAGTAAGGGCGATGGCTGTTTCTCCAACTAATTTTTTATACTCCACATTCATCGAGTTGTACCCCATTTCACTACTAAGACGATCTTTTAACGTCATCTTCGTCCACATGGACCTGGCAGGAAATACTCTTAAAAATAGAAAAGACGCCGCAGTACCAATTAAAAATCCACTTGAAACAAGCAGTCCATACAGAAAAGTTGGGGAAGGTATAGCAACTGCCGTTACCATCATTGCTAATCCAATCAGGCCAAACGTTCCGTCATTTAATAATTTTCCGTCTAGAATAACTAATCCAAGACCAACCGCAAACACAAGACCCATCCAAACCATAGATGATAATGATGTTAAATGGTAACTGAAATAGAATGTAAGGATCAGGATTCCAATCAATCCAAAAATCCCTTTTACTCGAACAAGCAACTCTCCGAATAAGAAAAGCACGCTAAGTAAGACAACAAGAAAACCAACTGCAGGCAAAGATAGGATTTCCATCCTCGCTCCCTCCTTTTCTTTCCACTCATAATACGTTTAACGAGAGAAGAAAGTTTCAGTCCATTGTCACTTTACGATTGAAATACCCCTTTTATTCCATCAATAAGCGCAATAAAGAAATCAATTATTTTCTTAATAAAAGATTGTGTTTCGTCTTTATTTAAAAATTCATCAAGATTTTCTCTCGCGTTCTCGAGCTGACTCTTCATTTGATCCCAGTCGATATCGAGATTCTTCATTCGATTAAACAGTGCCACAAGTCCGTCTAGTTCTTCCTGAGTTAGTTCAATTCCTGAATCGCTAGCCGTTTGTTTAATCATCGTTCTCATGTCTTCTTCTGTCTCAGGGGGATTTGTAGCAATTTCATCTTTAATTTTCGTCATTTGTTGCTTTATCAGCACCAATGCTATCACTTAATTTTGCAGTCGTTACTAATTCTTCATTTGCAACCTGTTTCTGTTCCTCAGGAATGACTTCATCTGAACTTAACTCATACGCTTTAATCAAACCAGTTAATGCTGCCGTACCGGATACTTCCGTTGGTGCTGTCACATAAATATCAGCGTCTTTTACTCCCGCTGTTATTAAAGCATTGGCATACATCTCATCTGTAACCCAATTGATATTTTTTGTTTCGACACTTAACCCAGCATCTTTTTCACCAATTGTAATCGAGGAGGAAGACAAGGCACGCGTTCCAATTAAGGCTTTACTAATATAATTTCCAAGGTATTTATGCTCTTCTTCATTCGAAACTGTCACGGTCATGACATTGTCTGGTGCTTTCATTTCTTCTAATAACGTTTGCTTTTGCTCTTCTGATAAATCTTCACCAAGTGTCACAATGACATCACCAACGCTAGCGTCAGCGAACGTTACAATTGGCACGATGGACATGATCAACAACATCGACAGAAAAAATGGCATTACTTTTTTAAACATGTTTTGATCTCCTTTTTAACGTAAGGCTTGCTCGATGAGAAGATGTTAAGACTTCTCATCTCCTTGTATTCTACTCGACACTTGCTCGAAAGAAAAGATAATTCATTAAGAAACCTGTCATATCATGGAAGGACAAGCATACCTTTATATAAAAGAAATGAAGTCGAAGGGAAGGTGAGAGCGATGAAAAAGTTGCTAATGGGACTCCTTTTACTCCTTATTCTTCACACCACTTACTATGATTTAACAACCGGGACACTCCCCTCACCCACAGTGGAGTCTGAAGCAGCAGAAGTACTTGCTCCACAAAAAGACGCTGCTCCCTATGTGGTTTACAAAATCAACGCTGGTGATACGGTTCTTTCATTAGTGGAAAAAGCAAATGGATCGGTTCCTGTAGCAATTGAAACAATTGTTCACGATTTTGAAACGTTAAACAAAATTCATCCTACACGGATACAAATAGGAAAAGAATATAAGATACCAACTTATACCAACACATCTGCTCAGTGATTATTTCTTGTCAATAGCTCTGTAAAGTTGCTACAATGGGATAGTATTACTGATGAGTCTTATTCCCTACTAGGGAAGCATATAAAAGCGATCTAAATCATGAGGTAAGCAATCCTACATGTAAAAGGAGCGATTTTCGCATGAATGAAATTACCCACCGTAGTAAAACAAGACCGGTTAAAGTAGGTCCTTTAACGATAGGCGGTAACAATGAAGTTATTATTCAAAGTATGACAACCACTAAAACGCACGATGTGGAAGCAACAGTTGCTGAAATTAATCGTCTAGAGGAAGCTGGTTGTCAAATCGTACGTGTTGCTTGTCCAGATGACCGAGCTGCAGATGCGATTCCAGAAATCAAAAAAAGAATCAATATTCCACTTGTCGTTGACATCCATTTCAATTACAAGCTTGCCCTTAAAGCAATTGAAGGTGGAGCTGACAAGATTCGAATTAACCCAGGTAACATTGGGCGTCGTGAAAAAGTGGAGGCAGTTGTAAAGGCAGCTAAAGAAAAAGGTATCCCCATTCGTATTGGGGTAAACGCTGGTTCACTAGAGCGTAAAATCCTTGAGAAATATGGATACCCAACGGCTGAAGGTATGCTTGAAAGTGCCCTTCACCACATTAAAATTCTTGAAGACCTTGATTTCTACGATATCATTGTCTCAATGAAAGCATCTGATGTACAACTTGCTACAGAAGCTTATGAGCTCGCAGCTCGCTCATTCGATTATCCATTACACCTTGGGATCACAGAATCTGGAACGCTATTTGCAGGTACAGTTAAAAGTGCGGCTGGATTAGGTGTTATTCTTTCTAAAGGTATTGGAAATACGGCACGTATCTCTCTAAGTGCTGACCCTGTTGAAGAAGTTAAAGTAGCTAGAGAACTTCTTAAATCATTTGGTCTCGCTGCGAACGCTGCAACATTAATTTCTTGCCCAACATGTGGACGGATTGAAATTGATTTAATTTCGATTGCAAATGAAGTTGAAGAGTATATTTCAACGATCAAAGCACCAATTAAAGTAGCTGTGCTTGGCTGTGCCGTAAACGGCCCTGGGGAAGCACGTGAAGCTGATATTGGTATTGCAGGCGCTAGAGGTGAAGGTCTTCTCTTCCGTCACGGAGAAATCATCCGCAAGGTTCCTGAAGAAACAATGGTAGAAGAATTGAAGAAAGAAGTAGATAAAATAGCAGAAGAACACTACAAGAAAATGGCAGAAGAAAAAGAGAAAGCGGAAGCTAACTCTTAAAAAACTGTTTCTGTAGACACGAAAAGCCAGGCACGAAAGAGTGCCTGGCTTTTCTATTTCGGTCACTAAAAGAACGGTGCGAAGAATAAGCTGATGATCATTGAAGCGGCACCGACACCTATCGCCCATGATCCAAGCGTTGTCAGTCCCTTTCTCCTAGCAACAAATCCTACGACAATTCCCGCTGCTCCAAGAATGACGGGAAGAATGAACAAAGAAATAACGGATAGAGCAAGCGCTGCTACACCAATACCTACTCCTGTTTTTTCTTGTTCCTGTCTTTTAGCTTCAAAGTGTTCATGATGCTCTTCAGAAGTTGGACGTTCATTTTCAGGTGACTGTAAATAAGGGCGGTCCATTACACCGGGAGCTACTTCCGCTGCTGCTTCTTCATAATAATCCTCTTCAGCGCGTACCTCTCGCTCCTCGATTAGGTCCAGATCCTCATCTTGTCTGTCTTCTGTCATATACATCCCTCACTTTGCCTTGTTATGGAGCATGCTTAGTATTCGTAAGAAAACCAAAGAATATGTTTAATTCTTCAGTAAGATCCTTCCAACTCAAGGCCTTTGCTTCTGTGTTATGATAATACGTGAGATCACAAAAAGGGGTTTTATCATGACTATCAAAAGACTCGGACTTGATATTGATGGAACAGTTACAAGTCCTAAAACATTCCTTCCATATTTAAATTCATCATTTAATAAGAAATTGTCACTCGATGATCTAACAGAGTATAACCTTGCGAATATTCTCGGCATTCATAAAGATGAATTCTTCAAGTGGTTACAAGCAAATGAGAAAAACATTTATGCCAACGCAATCATCGCTGATGACGCTCATCCAACATTAGAATCCTGGGAAGGAAAGTACGACCTTTTCTACATCAGTGCCAGAGGGAATCACCTTCTAGACACAACAAAAAATTGGTTTGTTACAAATTCTGTTCCGTTCCATCACATTGAGCTTATTGGAAAACATGATAAAATTGACGCGATTAGGAAACATCGTGTTGACGTATTTTTTGAAGACAAACATGATAATGCTTGTGCCATTGCAGAAGAGTGCCAAATACCTGTTATTCTTTTTAATACACCTTATAATCAAGGAGCCGTGCCTTCCAATGTTTCCCGGTTAGAATCGTGGCCTGAAGCACGTCAATGGATTCAACAACACAACAAAAGCGGCAGAGCCTGAGCTCTACCGCTTTTAATGTGCTTGACATTCGTCACAGCGTCCATACACCTCAAATTTATGACCAGTTACTTCAAACCCTGTATCCCCCACTGGAATAGCTTCCATAGGACAAGAATCAATATGACGTGTTTTTCCGCAGTCCAGGCAAATGAGATGATGATGATGACTTTGTGTTGCACAGCTAAGTCGATAGCGCTTTTCACCATTCCACTCCGTCTCTTCTAAAATAGCCAGGTCGGTAAATAGCGTCAAATTTCGGTAAATCGTATCTACGCTCATCCCAGGATAACTTCTCTGCATATGATTCAGTACATCCCTCGCGGAGAGATACCTCTTCTCTTTAGCAAATAACGTCACAAGATCTTCGCGCTTCTCAGTATATTTATAGCCTTGCTCTTTTAAAATACGCAATGCTGTAGAGACATTCATACTTCCACCTCATCATGTTAAGATTTC contains:
- a CDS encoding YezD family protein, which codes for MGSKEQNFSDVAARIERMLSTLKYGSITLVIQDGKVIQLERKEKERL
- a CDS encoding DUF4190 domain-containing protein — encoded protein: MTEDRQDEDLDLIEEREVRAEEDYYEEAAAEVAPGVMDRPYLQSPENERPTSEEHHEHFEAKRQEQEKTGVGIGVAALALSVISLFILPVILGAAGIVVGFVARRKGLTTLGSWAIGVGAASMIISLFFAPFF
- the ispG gene encoding flavodoxin-dependent (E)-4-hydroxy-3-methylbut-2-enyl-diphosphate synthase, with amino-acid sequence MNEITHRSKTRPVKVGPLTIGGNNEVIIQSMTTTKTHDVEATVAEINRLEEAGCQIVRVACPDDRAADAIPEIKKRINIPLVVDIHFNYKLALKAIEGGADKIRINPGNIGRREKVEAVVKAAKEKGIPIRIGVNAGSLERKILEKYGYPTAEGMLESALHHIKILEDLDFYDIIVSMKASDVQLATEAYELAARSFDYPLHLGITESGTLFAGTVKSAAGLGVILSKGIGNTARISLSADPVEEVKVARELLKSFGLAANAATLISCPTCGRIEIDLISIANEVEEYISTIKAPIKVAVLGCAVNGPGEAREADIGIAGARGEGLLFRHGEIIRKVPEETMVEELKKEVDKIAEEHYKKMAEEKEKAEANS
- a CDS encoding Fur family transcriptional regulator, with protein sequence MNVSTALRILKEQGYKYTEKREDLVTLFAKEKRYLSARDVLNHMQRSYPGMSVDTIYRNLTLFTDLAILEETEWNGEKRYRLSCATQSHHHHLICLDCGKTRHIDSCPMEAIPVGDTGFEVTGHKFEVYGRCDECQAH
- a CDS encoding NfeD family protein, which produces MEILSLPAVGFLVVLLSVLFLFGELLVRVKGIFGLIGILILTFYFSYHLTSLSSMVWMGLVFAVGLGLVILDGKLLNDGTFGLIGLAMMVTAVAIPSPTFLYGLLVSSGFLIGTAASFLFLRVFPARSMWTKMTLKDRLSSEMGYNSMNVEYKKLVGETAIALTPFRPSGTIEMNDKKYSAISAGSWIDKDTVVVVTSVDGTRIVVEEKKEESKRHPI